The nucleotide sequence GGAGACCTTGTCCCTTATGGAAAAGTTTGGAGAACTGGAGCTAATGAAGCTACTACTTTTGAAACTAATAAAGATATTTCGATCAATGGTAAAAAACTTCCTGCTGGCAAATATTCATTATTCACAATTCCAGGAAAAAATAGTTGGGAAATTATCTTCAATAGTAAAAGTTACTCTTGGGGAGTTAAAGGCAGAAACGAAGCTTCTTTAGAAAGAGAATTTGATGCGCTTGTTACTAATGTTTCAGTAAGTGAGATAAGTGAGGTTGAAGAGTTATTTACTATTTCTTTTGAGAACACTCCTGATCTTGCTTTGCTATTATCTTGGGATCAAACAAAAATAGTTATACCTATCCAACAATAGCAATTTTATAGGGTATTTAAAACTCAACTGTTTTTTCTATAGTTTCTTTTATTATCTTTTCTGCTATTTATAAAATATACTCCTGTTAAAAGTACACAAGCTGCTATAATAGATTGAAGTGTAATTTGCTCTTCTAAAAAATACCAACCTAATAATAGAGCTATAACTGGATTCACATAAGCAGATGTAGCTACTTTTTCTGTAGAAACTACTTTTAGTAAATAATTAAAAGAGGTGAAAGCAGCAATACTTCCAAAAAATATTAAGCATATTAGTGAGGTTTGTGTTTCAAAACTCCATACCGTAGGCAGCGTCCATGTTTCTTGAAATATTAAACTACCGACTGCTAACATTACCCCTGCTGTGATCATCTGATACCCTGTAGCAATAAAAAAGTTTTTTGGAATATCTGCTTTAGCAACAAAGAGGCTTCCAAAACTCCAGCATAAGATACAAGTAAAAATCATGATAATCCCTATAGTACTTCCGTCTTGCATTGTTAACTCTTGCTGGCTTATTAATAAATACATACCTATTACCCCCAATAATATTCCTATAATAGATTTAGGCTTTATTCTTTTTCTTTGAATTGCTCTCATTAATATCAATATAATAAGAGGTTGTAAAGATGCTTCTAAAGCAGCAAAACCACTATCTACAAATTGTAAAGCCCAAACTATAACACCATTACCATAACCAAGGAATAAGAAGCCAGCAAAAAAACAATTAAAAAATTGTTTTTTTGTAATAGCTAAACTTTTCCCCATGGATTTAGCTATTAAAAATATGATAATACCAGCTGTAGTAAAACGTATGGAAGCTAACATAAATGGAGGTAATTCAGTAACGGCTATTTTATTCCACAGATATGTGGATCCCCAAAATACATAAATAGAGAAAAAAGCTAGAATAATAAGCATTGTACGCTTTTCCATAGTTGAGATACCTTTTTTACAAGCGCGAAAGTACGTTTTTTAATACATTAATTGAGTTAATGTTATTGAAACTATATATTAAGTGTTTTAAAGATTAAATTTGTTAAACCAATTATATTCAAATAATTATAGATATACATCGTTAAATAAACATACATTAACCTACAAATGATGAAATCAATTTTTAAACTATTTTTATTTTTAAGCATCTTATTTTCTTGTAGTGATAGTATTTTAGATAATGAAATTACTCCTATCGCCACAGATATAGAAATCATAAATGCATTCCCTAATCTTCAATTTATTCGTCCTTTAGATTTGCAGAGTCCAAATGATGGGACTAATCGAATATTTATTGTTGAGCAACGAGGCATTATTAATGTTTTTGAAAATAGCTCTACGGTAACATCCAGTAATATTTTTTTAAACATAGAATCTATTGTTGATGATTCTGAAGATGAAATGGGGTTATTAGCACTTGCATTCCACCCCAATTATCAAACTAATGGTTATTTTTATGTAAACTATTCTTTATCAAGAACATTATCGGTAGTATCTCGTTTTCAAGTTTCACCTCCAAACTCTGCTATAGCAGATCCAAATAGTGAATTGAGGTTATTAGAAATACCACAGCCTTTTACTAATCATAATGGTGGTAAACTAGCTTTTGGACCCGATGGTTTCTTATATATATCTTCTGGTGATGGAGGCTCTGCAGGAGACCCTCAAGGGAATGCTCAAAACAGAACGAATTTGCTTGGCAATATACTTAGAATTGATATTGATAATACTGAAAACGGATTAAACTATGCTATTCCAAATAATAACCCATATGTAGGGAGTCCTACTTTTAGAAATGAAATTTTCGCATACGGATTAAGAAATCCATGGCGAATTAGTTTTGATATACAAACAGGAGTGTTATGGGCAGGTGATGTAGGGCAAGATAATTTTGAAGAAATTGATATTATCGAGAATGGTAACAATTATGGATGGAATATTCTTGAAGGTAATAACTGTTTTCAAATGACTATTTGTGATGCGTCTAACTTAACATCTCCAGTATTTCAATACTCCCATGATAATGGTGATGTGTCAATTACTGGAGGTTATGTTTATCGTGGTAATAATATACCGCAATTACAAGGGCGCT is from Flavobacteriaceae bacterium and encodes:
- a CDS encoding EamA family transporter translates to MEKRTMLIILAFFSIYVFWGSTYLWNKIAVTELPPFMLASIRFTTAGIIIFLIAKSMGKSLAITKKQFFNCFFAGFLFLGYGNGVIVWALQFVDSGFAALEASLQPLIILILMRAIQRKRIKPKSIIGILLGVIGMYLLISQQELTMQDGSTIGIIMIFTCILCWSFGSLFVAKADIPKNFFIATGYQMITAGVMLAVGSLIFQETWTLPTVWSFETQTSLICLIFFGSIAAFTSFNYLLKVVSTEKVATSAYVNPVIALLLGWYFLEEQITLQSIIAACVLLTGVYFINSRKDNKRNYRKNS
- a CDS encoding DUF2911 domain-containing protein, whose product is MKKIIKWFLIIVIILGIGLFGAYKYMISQTKKASPEDTVVYNQEDLNLSVFYNRPSKKGRVIFGDLVPYGKVWRTGANEATTFETNKDISINGKKLPAGKYSLFTIPGKNSWEIIFNSKSYSWGVKGRNEASLEREFDALVTNVSVSEISEVEELFTISFENTPDLALLLSWDQTKIVIPIQQ
- a CDS encoding glucose sorbosone dehydrogenase is translated as MKSIFKLFLFLSILFSCSDSILDNEITPIATDIEIINAFPNLQFIRPLDLQSPNDGTNRIFIVEQRGIINVFENSSTVTSSNIFLNIESIVDDSEDEMGLLALAFHPNYQTNGYFYVNYSLSRTLSVVSRFQVSPPNSAIADPNSELRLLEIPQPFTNHNGGKLAFGPDGFLYISSGDGGSAGDPQGNAQNRTNLLGNILRIDIDNTENGLNYAIPNNNPYVGSPTFRNEIFAYGLRNPWRISFDIQTGVLWAGDVGQDNFEEIDIIENGNNYGWNILEGNNCFQMTICDASNLTSPVFQYSHDNGDVSITGGYVYRGNNIPQLQGRYVYGDFVSGRIWSFSAELSSNPDNELIEDTDLNIASFGTDMNNELYICAFDGAIYKFEEN